CGCGCACCTGGCGGGAGCCCACGCACTGGAGCCACGCCACCCGGCGGGGGTGCCTCAGGTCGGACCGGCGCAGGATCTGGCCCTGGAACGGCCCGGTGGCGCTCATGAGCCGCTCGTAGTCCATGCTGGTCACGACGTTGGCGAACTCGCCGTACCGGTACTCCCGGAGCAGCTTCGGATCGTAGGGCTCGAACCCGGGCGAGAGGATCACCGCCCCCACCCGGACCTCCCGGGTCTCCTCGGACTGGGTGAAGTCGATCGCTCCGGCCTTGCACACGGCCGAGCAGATGCCGCACTTCTTCTCTTTCAGGTACAGGCAGCTCTCGTCGATGTACGTGATGAGCGGAACGGCCTGCGAGAAGTAGACGTGGATGGCCTTGTTGAGGGAGATCTCCTGGTTGAACGGGTCCGGGTACTGCACGGGGCAGTACTCCACGCACACCGTGCACCCGGTGCACTTATCCTCGATGACGTACCGGGGCTTCTTCTTCAGGACGACCCGGAAGTTTCCGGCCTCGCCCCGGACGTTTTCCACCTCGGTGTAGGTGAGGACCTCGATGTTTGGCTGCCGGCCGACCTCGACCAGTTTGGGCGAGAGAATTCACATGGAGCATTCGTTGGTGGGGAACGTCTTGTCCAACTGCGCCATGTGGCCGCCGATGGAGGGGCCCGACTCCACCAGGTACACCTTGAACCCGGCGGAGCTGAGGTCGAGCGCGGCCTGGATGCCGCTGACGCCGCCTCCCACCACCAGCACGTCGCCGAACTCGCCGTCTCCGAGCTTCCTGAACACCCCTTCCGCCTGCAGTCGGTCCACCAGTTCCTTCGCCATGTCCTCCGCCTCGTTCCGGGTCTAGTGCGTGTTGGTGACGAGTCGCCCCGGGGCAGACGTCCTCCTCCCCCGGGGATGCCGGTCTCCGGGACCGGGGCCTACAGGGCCTCCCTCACGATCTCGGTGAGGTCCATGACCCTGAGCGCGTCGTCGCCCTTGAGGGCGAGCCGGCTGTCCTCGAAGTTGGAGATGCAGTAGGGGCACGACGTGGCGAGCACCCGGGCCCCCGCGTCCAGGGCCTGGGCCACCCGCAGGTCCGAGAACCTCTCGCCCTTGGGGGTGTCCATCCAGATCCGGCCCCCGCCCCCGCCGCAGCACAGGCTGTCCTCCCGGTTGTCGGCCATCTCCACGAGCTCCACCCCGGGCACGCGCCGGAGGACCTCGCGGGGCTCGTCGTAGAGCCCGTTGTGGCGGCCCAGGTAGCAGGGGTCGTGAAAGGTGACCTTCAGGGGGACCTCGCGGGTGAGCTCGAGCCGGCCCCGCTCGATCAGGTCGAGCAGGAACTGGCTCATGTGGACCACCTCGAAGTGGACCATGAACTCGGGGTACTCGTTCTTGAAGGTGTGGTAGCAGTGGGGCGACGACACGAGCACCCGGCGCACCCCCCGGTCGATGAACGCCTTGATGTTCTGCCGGGCCAGCTTTTTGAACGCCTCCTCGTCGCCCGCCTTTCGGATGCTCTCGCCGCAGCAGCTCTCGGCCTCGCCCAGGATGCCGAACTCCACCCCGGCCCGCTGGAGGATCTCGGCCGTGGCCGCGGCCACCTTCTTCAGCCGGCTGTCGTAGCTGAAGTAGCAGCCGGCGAAGTAGAGGATCTCCATCTCCTCGGAGAACGGCCGCACGCCCAGGGCCTCGGCCCAGGCCCCCCGGGCCTCCCGGGGCTCCCCGAAGGGGTTGCCCTGGGTGCTCAGGTTGCCGCTCACCCCCCGCACGGGCCGCACGTTCTCGGGGAACACCCCGTACTCCGTGGCGATCCGCCGCAGGGCCATCCCCGAGTCGATCTGGCGCACGTCCCGGGGGCAGCGCTGGGGGCACCGGCCGCAGGTGGTGCAGCGCCAGATCTCCTCGTTCTCGATCTCGGTCATGCCGAACGCGGCCTGGCGCACGATCTTTCGCATGCTGAACCGGCGCACCCGGTTCCACGGGCACACCACGTCGCACATGCCGCACTGGAAGCAGCGTCGGAACGCCTCGCCGCCGGCGCCTTCGATCAGCTCGGCGATCTCTTTGTAGTCGGCTACGTTCTCCACGGGACACCCCTCGTCACGGCGGGACGGGCCGGATCAGTCCTTTTTGGCGAGCCGGGCCACGGTCTCGAGCACCTTGTCCATGCCGAACCGGTCCACGAGCGACTCGAGCCCCAGCTCCACCTCCTCGGGCCGCGGCTCCTCCTCCGCCTCGTCCACCTCGACCTCCACCTCTTCGTAGGTCAGGGCGTCCACGAGGCACCACTTCACGCACAGGGGCTCGTCCACCTCGGGCACGCTCTCGCACATGTCGCACTTGAGCGGGAGCCCCGAGTCGGGCTCCTTGAAGTCGGCCCGGGAGGGGCAGGCCGCCCGGCAGAAGGCGCACTCGTCGTAGAACTTGCCCTCCAGGGTGTAGGTGTTGCGGCCCATGCACTCGGCCGGGGTGTACTCGCCGGCGTACACCGGCAGGTAGATGTCCCGCAGGGGATCCGTGATCACCCGGATGCGGGCCCGTGCCGGGTTGTTCGTGCTGTACTTGGGCGACGCGTGGAACGCCGAGCAGATCATCTCGCAGGCCCGGCAGCCGTTGCACTTGTCCGCATCCACGTGGATGCGCTTGATGATCTTGGTCTTTTTCGTCTTCTCAGGCATGTCGGAACCACCTCTCCGGTTCGATCACTCTGCCGGCGTCTGCTCGGTCTTGGGCTGGGCCCCGGAGGCGTCCTCCTCCTTGAGGATTCCCCGCTCCAGGAACTCCTGGGCCACGTAGTCCAGGCCCAGGGCCTCCAGGGTCTCCTTCGTGGGGATGCCGTCCTCGTTCCACCCCTTGAACTTGTAGTAGGTGTCCAGGAGCTCCTTCTCCAGCTCGGGGAACCGGTGCTTCCAATGGTTCTCGGGGGGCTTCTCGTCCTTGCGGCGCATGCCCCGGCGGATGTTGTTGGCCCGCACCAGGGTGCGGTAGCGCCGGGCCGCCTGTTTGAGCGTGTCCTCGTCCATCTCGAACCCGGCTCCGGCCGAGATGATCTTGGGGTAGTTGTGGATGTGGTACGGGGGCTTCAGGGGGAACGACGACAGCCCGGCGCACATGCCCAGGGCGTCGTCGATGTAGTGCATCATCTCCTGCCAGTCCACGATGTCGCAGCACATCTGGGGGGTGGGGTAGTAGGGGATCGAGTTCTTGCCCCGGGGCTCCCAGTCCACGAAGTACTGCTTGAACCGGTCGTCCGGCACCTGGAACCAGTCCTTCACGAACTCCTCGCGCTGCTCCCGGGTGGGGAAAGGGGCCTGGGGGAACTGGCCCTCGATCTGGGTGATGTTGATCTTCTCCCCCGTGCTGTACATCAGGAAGTAGATGGGGTTGAGCATCGAGAGCTTGAGCGGGAGCTGCTCGTGCTTCTTGATGGTGTTGTGGGCGTAGGCCTCCGCCCCCTTGCCGATCCGCTTCGCGGCCCAGTAGGTGCCGTCGGCCAGCACGTCTCCGATGCCCTCGCGCCGCACGATCCGGTCCAGGAGCCAGTAAAAGCGCTCCTCGTTGTCCTGGGGGAACCCTGGCATGTCCTCGTCGGTGAGGATCCCGTTCTCGTAGAGCTCCACGGCGAACGCCATGACCTGGGGAGTGGAGAACCCGTCCACCCCGTACTCGGTGGCCCGCTGGGCGATCCGCAGCCCGAACTCCAGGTCCGAGAAGGCCGCCATCGTGTAGGTGAGCTTGGAGAAGCACTTCATCATGTAAGTGGGCGTGCCGGGCAGGCTGAGGGTGGCCCCGCACTTCATGGGGCAGTTGTAGCAGCTGATCAGCCGCTTGCGGGCCTTCTCCATGGTCTCGGTCCACTGCTTCTCGATCTCCTCGGTCCAGAAGCCCTTGCGCCGGACCCGGGAGTTGCCCCACATGAAGTTCTCGGTGTGCCACTTCTCGTCGTGGATCGCCATCTCCTGGGGGGAGCCCAGGCCCGCCAGGATCGGCATGACCCCCTTGATGGGGTTGGCGGCGCGCCACTTGATATAGTCCATCACCTCGTCGCACAGCCGGATGAACTCGTCGGGCCGGGCCACGCTGATGTCGCCCGTGCCGCGCACCGCGATCGCCTTGACCCGCTTGTCGCCCATGACCGCGCCGAGGCCCTGGCGGCTGGCGCTGGACCGGCCCTGCTCAATGGAGGCGAAGTAGACCCGGTTCTCCCCGGCCAGGCCGATGGCCGACACCTGGGCCCTGGGCTCGTTCAGCTCCTTCTTGATGATCTCGGCGGTCTCGATGGCGCCCTTGCCGGCCAGGTGCCGGGCGTCGCGGATCTCCACCTTGTCGTTGTGGATCCAGATGTACACCAGGTCCGGGGCCTTGCCCCTGAGGATCACCTTGTCGTACCCGGCGTACTTGAGCTCCGGCGCCCAGAACCCGCCCATCATCGAGAAGGCCATGAGCCGGGTCTGGGGGGAGATGGTCGAGACGATGGTGCGGTTGCACCCGATGGCCGGGGTGCCGCACAGCAGCCCGGCGCTGAAGATCAGAAGGTTGTCCTCGGAGAACGGCTCCACCTCGGGCGGCACCCGGTCCCACAGGATCTTCGCGTTGGTGCCCAGCCCGCCCAGGTACAGCCGGGTATCCTCGGGGTCGGTGACCACCTTCTCGATGTTCCCGCTGGACAGGTCGATCTCCAGGTTGACTCCGGTTTCCGCGTACCTCATGGTTTCCCCTTGTTCGAGTCGGGATCGATGCCTTGGGCGCGCCGGGAGCCTCCCGACCCGGGCCCCGCGGCGGATCCGCATGGCCCGGCGGGCGGTGGGGGCCGGGCCGTGGATCGCGTGTGAAGAAACGTTGCCGCATGGCTGCAAGGACTATGCCGGGCCCCGCGGCTCGGCAGGGCGGCCGGAGTGTGGTGTGAGGATGCGGGGAGGACGTGCGGGAAGCGGTAGAAGTTGACCGGTTCCCGGGTGAAGAGTGATCGGAAGGGCCGGGGCCTCCTGAGGAAAGGAGGGGCTTCGGGAGGAGGATCCGCATGGGACCCAACCGGTTCGAACCCATTCCCGTCCCGTTTCGGCCGCGGTGGGCCGGGGAGAGGGCCCGGCGGAAAGGGGGCCGGAGCCGTGGGACGGCCTTGCTCGTGATCGCCGCCCTGATCCTGGGCCTCGCTCGGGCACGGGCGGCCGCGCCTCCGCGGGCCGCCGCCG
This is a stretch of genomic DNA from Deferrisoma camini S3R1. It encodes these proteins:
- a CDS encoding 4Fe-4S dicluster domain-containing protein, producing the protein MPEKTKKTKIIKRIHVDADKCNGCRACEMICSAFHASPKYSTNNPARARIRVITDPLRDIYLPVYAGEYTPAECMGRNTYTLEGKFYDECAFCRAACPSRADFKEPDSGLPLKCDMCESVPEVDEPLCVKWCLVDALTYEEVEVEVDEAEEEPRPEEVELGLESLVDRFGMDKVLETVARLAKKD
- a CDS encoding (Fe-S)-binding protein; this translates as MENVADYKEIAELIEGAGGEAFRRCFQCGMCDVVCPWNRVRRFSMRKIVRQAAFGMTEIENEEIWRCTTCGRCPQRCPRDVRQIDSGMALRRIATEYGVFPENVRPVRGVSGNLSTQGNPFGEPREARGAWAEALGVRPFSEEMEILYFAGCYFSYDSRLKKVAAATAEILQRAGVEFGILGEAESCCGESIRKAGDEEAFKKLARQNIKAFIDRGVRRVLVSSPHCYHTFKNEYPEFMVHFEVVHMSQFLLDLIERGRLELTREVPLKVTFHDPCYLGRHNGLYDEPREVLRRVPGVELVEMADNREDSLCCGGGGGRIWMDTPKGERFSDLRVAQALDAGARVLATSCPYCISNFEDSRLALKGDDALRVMDLTEIVREAL
- a CDS encoding aldehyde ferredoxin oxidoreductase family protein; translated protein: MRYAETGVNLEIDLSSGNIEKVVTDPEDTRLYLGGLGTNAKILWDRVPPEVEPFSEDNLLIFSAGLLCGTPAIGCNRTIVSTISPQTRLMAFSMMGGFWAPELKYAGYDKVILRGKAPDLVYIWIHNDKVEIRDARHLAGKGAIETAEIIKKELNEPRAQVSAIGLAGENRVYFASIEQGRSSASRQGLGAVMGDKRVKAIAVRGTGDISVARPDEFIRLCDEVMDYIKWRAANPIKGVMPILAGLGSPQEMAIHDEKWHTENFMWGNSRVRRKGFWTEEIEKQWTETMEKARKRLISCYNCPMKCGATLSLPGTPTYMMKCFSKLTYTMAAFSDLEFGLRIAQRATEYGVDGFSTPQVMAFAVELYENGILTDEDMPGFPQDNEERFYWLLDRIVRREGIGDVLADGTYWAAKRIGKGAEAYAHNTIKKHEQLPLKLSMLNPIYFLMYSTGEKINITQIEGQFPQAPFPTREQREEFVKDWFQVPDDRFKQYFVDWEPRGKNSIPYYPTPQMCCDIVDWQEMMHYIDDALGMCAGLSSFPLKPPYHIHNYPKIISAGAGFEMDEDTLKQAARRYRTLVRANNIRRGMRRKDEKPPENHWKHRFPELEKELLDTYYKFKGWNEDGIPTKETLEALGLDYVAQEFLERGILKEEDASGAQPKTEQTPAE